The Aquitalea magnusonii region CTGCTGTGATAGCTGTTGCGGGTTGCCTTGCCAGTCCTCGCCGATGTGGAACATCACCGAGCGCACTGCCTGTGGTGCCTGCATGCTGAAGGATGCCAGCAGCCAACTGGCCATCAGCAGGCTGGTAAAGCCGAACACACCGGCCGGGCCGTAATGGGTGTACAGCCAGCCGCCGGCGGCGGCCCCCATGAACAAGCCAAAAGACTGGGCCGTATTATACACACCGATGGCCGTCCCTTTGGCATCGGCCGGGGCAATTTTTGAAATCAGCGAGGGCAGGGTGGCTTCCAGAATGTTGAAGGCGATGAAATACAGGCCCAGCCACATCACGATCTGCCAGAAGCTGTCCAGCGCCAGTGCCATGCCCAGCTGGGCGGCAGTCATGATGGCGATGGCACCGATGAATACCTGTTTGAGCCGGGCTTTTTTCTCGCCATAGATGATGGCAGGCACCATCAGCAGGAAGCCGATGACGGTAACCGGCAGGTACACCTCCCAGTGGTGGGCCTTGTCCAGGCCTGCGGTCTTGATCAGGGCAAACGGAATGGTGACGAACATGGCCATTTGCGCGGCATGCAATGCGAAAATGCCGTAGTTCAGCCGCAGCAGTTGCGGGTTTTTCAGTACCGCCGGCAGGCGTTTGGTATTGGCTTCGGTATCCGAGTGAAAGCGCGAGATGGCCGGGTCGGGGATGATCAGCCACACGCCCACCAGCGCGGCCAGCGACAGCGCGCCAGTGAGCGCGAAAATGCCGTTGACGCCGATGTACTGCGCCAGTACCGGCCCCAGCACCAGGCTGACGGCAAAGGTGGTACCGATGCTCATGCCTATCATCGCCATGGCGCGGGTGCGGTTCTCTTCGCGGGTGAGGTCGGCCAAGAGGGCGGTGATGGCGGCGGAGATGGCACCGGAACCCTGGATCACGCGGCCGATGGTGAGGGTGACAATGTCGTGCGCACCGGCAGCCACGAAGCTGCCGATGGCAAACAGCAGCAGTCCGCCGTAAATCACCTTCTTGCGGCCGATGCGGTCAGACAGCATGCCCAGCGGCAGTTGCAGCAGGGCCTGGGTGAGGCCGTAGCTGCCCAGTGCCAGGCCAATCAGGGTGTGGTTGTCGGCTCCGCGCAGGGTTTGCGCGTAGATGGCAAACACCGGCAGGATCAGGAACATGCCCAGCATGCGCAGGGCGTAAATACCAGCCAGCCCGAGGCTGGCGCGCAGTTCAAGCGAATTCATGTGTGTTGTCGTTATCGATTCAGGAGTCAGGCTATCAACGCCGCCGATGGCCAGCGGTTTACCTTGCAGGCCATTGTCCTGCGCTGCCTTTTTTGCTGCAGCGCATACTTTGGTGGAGCGGCGGTAGCCAAGTCGGGTATATTATCAGGTTCCCCGACCGACTGAGTAACGCTCTCACACATGGACACCATCCGCATTCGTGGCGCTCGGACGCACAATCTGAAAAACGTCAATCTGGATTTGCCGCGCAACCAGTTGATCGTCATCACCGGCCTGTCCGGTTCCGGCAAGTCCTCTCTGGCTTTTGACACCCTGTATGCCGAGGGCCAGCGCCGCTATGTAGAGAGCCTGTCGGCCTATGCGCGGCAGTTCCTGCAATTGATGGAAAAGCCGGATGTCGACCTGATCGAAGGCCTGTCGCCAGCCATTTCCATCGAACAAAAAGCTACCAGCCACAACCCGCGCTCCACCGTGGGTACTGTCACGGAAATCCACGACTACCTGCGCCTCTTGTTTGCCCGTGTGGGCGAGCCGCACTGCCCGGAACACGGCGTGCCGCTGGCATCGCAAACGGTCAGCCAGATGGTGGACCATGTACTGGCGCTGCCGGAAGAAACCCGGGTGATGATCCTGGCCCCGGTGATTGTCGGTCGCAAGGGTGAAAACCTCGACCTGTTCGACGACCTGCGCGCCCAGGGCTTCATCCGTGTGCGGGTGGATGGCGAAGTCTACGAAATCGACAGCCTGCCCAAGCTGGACAAGAACAAGAAGCACACCATCGAGGTGGTGATCGACCGCCTGAAAGTGCGCGAGGACATGAAGCAGCGGCTGGCGGAAAGCTTTGAAACCGCCTTGCGCCATGCCGAAGGCCGCGCCATTGCGGTGGAGATGGATAGCGGCCAGGAACACTGGTTTTCGGCCAAGTTTGCCTGCCCGGTATGCAGCTACAGCCTGCCGGAGCTGGAACCGCGCCTGTTCTCCTTCAACAACCCCATGGGTGCCTGCCCCAAGTGTGACGGCCTGGGCGAAATCACCTTCTTCGACCCCAAGCGCGTGGTGGCCCACCCGGAGCTGACCCTTGCCGCCGGTGCCATCAAGGGCTGGGACAAGCGCAACCAGTTTTACTTCCAGATGCTGCTGGCGCTGGGCGAGCATTACGGCTTTTCGCCTACCGAGCTGGCCTTTGAAGACTTGCCGGAAAAAGTGCGCCATGTGGTGCTGCACGGTTCCGGGCGCGACAGCATCGAATTTGTCTACATGTCGGAGAAGGGCACCCGCTTTACCCGCGCCCATCCGTTCGAGGGCATCATCCCCAACCTGGAACGTCGCTACCGCGAAACCGACTCCAGCGCGGTGCGCGAGGAACTAGCCAAGTACCAGAACAACCAGCCCTGCCCGCACTGCCAGGGCTCGCGCCTGCGGCTGGAGGCGCGCCATGTGTTCATCGGTGGCCGCACCCTGCACGAACTGAATCAACTGCCGCTGAAAGAAACTGCGGCCTTCTTTGCCCAGCTGGAATTCAGCGGTCAGAAGCAGGCGGTGGCGGAGAAGATCGTCAAGGAAATCAGCGAGCGGGTGTCCTTCCTGAATAATGTCGGTCTGGACTACCTCAATCTGTCACGTTCCGCCGATACCCTGTCCGGTGGCGAGGCACAGCGTATCCGCCTCGCCAGCCAGATCGGCTCCGGCCTGACCGGGGTGATGTATGTGCTGGATGAGCCATCCATCGGCCTGCACCAGCGCGATAACGACCGCCTGCTGGCCACACTGATGCGCCTGCGCGACATCGGCAACAGCGTGATTGTGGTGGAGCACGACGAAGACGCCATCCGCGCCGCCGATTACCTGGTAGACATGGGCCCCGGCGCTGGCGAACACGGCGGCGAAGTGCTGGTGGCCGGCACGCCGGCTGATGTGGCAGCCAATGAAAATTCGGTGACCGGTGCCTTCCTGTCCGGCCGCCGCCGCATCAACTGGCCGGGCGAGCGCCGCGCAGTCAACCCGGAACGGGTGCTGAAGCTGCATGGTGCTACCGGCAATAACCTGAAGAACGTTTCGCTGGAGCTGCCGCTGGGCATGCTGGCCTGCATTACCGGCGTGTCCGGTTCCGGCAAGTCCACCTTGATCAACGACACCCTGTACAAGATTGCCGCACGCGACCTGAACGGCGCCAGCGAAGAACCGGCACCTTACGACAGCATCGAAGGGCTGGAGCTGCTGGACAAGGTGATCAACGTCGACCAGAGCCCGATCGGCCGCACCCCGCGTTCCAACCCGGCCACCTATACCGGCCTGTTCACCCCTATCCGTGAACTGTTTGCCGGGGTGCCGCTGTCGCGTGAGCGCGGCTACGGGCCGGGCCGGTTCAGCTTCAACGTCAAGGGCGGGCGTTGCGAAGCCTGCCAGGGCGACGGGGTGATCAAGGTGGAAATGCACTTTTTGCCGGACATCTACGTGCCGTGCGACGTGTGCCACGGCAAGCGCTACAACCGTGAAACACTGGAAGTGCAGTACAAGGGCAAGAACGTTTACGAAGTGCTGGACATGACAGTGGAGCAGGCGCTGGAGTTCTTCAGCGTGGTGCCGGCAGTGGCCCGCAAGCTGAAAACACTGATGGACGTGGGCCTGGGTTATATCCGCCTGGGGCAGAGCGCCACCACGCTGTCCGGTGGCGAAGCGCAACGGGTGAAGCTGGGGCTGGAACTGTCCAAGCGTGACACCGGCCGCACTTTGTATATTCTGGATGAACCCACCACCGGCCTGCACTTCCACGATATCGACCTGTTGCTGCAGGTATTGCATCGCCTGCGTGAAAACGGCAATACCGTGGTGGTGATCGAGCACAATCTGGACGTGATCAAAACCGCCGACTGGCTGATCGACCTTGGCCCGGAAGGCGGCGCGGGTGGTGGCCAGATCATTGCCACCGGCACACCGGAACAGGTGGCGGATAATCCGCTCAGCCATACCGGGCGTTATCTCAAGCCGCTGCTGCAACCGCGCACCTGAGCGCGGCACGCGCTGCGCAGTACCAAGCCGCCGCCGGCCACATTGCCATATCGTTGCCGACGGCGGCAAACACCGTAGAATGAGCACGCGTCGCTTGCTGGCGCGTCACCCACACCCGATGAGGATGCAATGCTATCGCTTGGCAAGATTGACCATATCCATATCCGTGTCACCGATCTGGCAAAGGCGCAGGGCTGGTACCAGCGTGTACTGAACCTGGCACCGGACACCCGCTACAAGCACATGCAGAGCGGGCCGCACGGCGTCGTGATGCTGATGAACAGCAATGGTTCGGTGCGTCTGGCCATTTCGCAGGAAGACAAGCCGGTATGTGAGCCGGGCTCGGTAGCCTTTCTGGTCAGCGGCCAGGATTTTCTGGAATGGATAGACCAGTTGGCCGGCGAGCGGGTGATCGACCGCGCGGGCCAGACGGTGGCGCGCGACTCGGTGGTGGATCACCAGTTTTTCTGTTCCATCAGCTTTGTCGATCCGTTCGGCAACCCGTTCGAGATCGTCAGCTACGACCATACCTGGCTGGCAGGCAAGCTCAAGCTGGCCAGCAAACCGGCCTGACCGGCTGCGTGCTACCGCATTGGCCACCAACCCGCTACGGCGGGTTTTTTCATGCCTGCCGTGCTGAAAAATGCTGTCAAATCAGGAAACTGGGTGAGGTGATGCCTGAGTGTCGTCAATTGGCGACTCAAAAAGTGCTGCCATTTCAATAACTTGGGTAATTTCTTGCCATGCTTGTCGCTCACTGCCGACAACTGGCATGGTCTGGGTGGGTGCTTTTCAATGCAAAGCATTGTTTTTAAATGACAATGTGTGGCTGGCATGGTGTTTGCAAAAACAGGCTTGTCTTCCAACCACATTGAAAGAAGCTCATGCAAAAGAAATTGCTTGTTGTTGCCATGCTTTCCCTGCCTCCGGCCAGTCTGGGATTGATCAATCTGGTATTTGCCGCCTCTCCCGCGCCGCAGACACAGTCAGAGCAGCCAGAGGCTTCGGCACCACAAGGCAATCTGCCTGATGCAGCACCGGAGCAAGACAGCAGCATGCCGCAGCCCGCCGGACAACAGCAGTAAAGCTGCCACACCGGGTTT contains the following coding sequences:
- the uvrA gene encoding excinuclease ABC subunit UvrA, encoding MDTIRIRGARTHNLKNVNLDLPRNQLIVITGLSGSGKSSLAFDTLYAEGQRRYVESLSAYARQFLQLMEKPDVDLIEGLSPAISIEQKATSHNPRSTVGTVTEIHDYLRLLFARVGEPHCPEHGVPLASQTVSQMVDHVLALPEETRVMILAPVIVGRKGENLDLFDDLRAQGFIRVRVDGEVYEIDSLPKLDKNKKHTIEVVIDRLKVREDMKQRLAESFETALRHAEGRAIAVEMDSGQEHWFSAKFACPVCSYSLPELEPRLFSFNNPMGACPKCDGLGEITFFDPKRVVAHPELTLAAGAIKGWDKRNQFYFQMLLALGEHYGFSPTELAFEDLPEKVRHVVLHGSGRDSIEFVYMSEKGTRFTRAHPFEGIIPNLERRYRETDSSAVREELAKYQNNQPCPHCQGSRLRLEARHVFIGGRTLHELNQLPLKETAAFFAQLEFSGQKQAVAEKIVKEISERVSFLNNVGLDYLNLSRSADTLSGGEAQRIRLASQIGSGLTGVMYVLDEPSIGLHQRDNDRLLATLMRLRDIGNSVIVVEHDEDAIRAADYLVDMGPGAGEHGGEVLVAGTPADVAANENSVTGAFLSGRRRINWPGERRAVNPERVLKLHGATGNNLKNVSLELPLGMLACITGVSGSGKSTLINDTLYKIAARDLNGASEEPAPYDSIEGLELLDKVINVDQSPIGRTPRSNPATYTGLFTPIRELFAGVPLSRERGYGPGRFSFNVKGGRCEACQGDGVIKVEMHFLPDIYVPCDVCHGKRYNRETLEVQYKGKNVYEVLDMTVEQALEFFSVVPAVARKLKTLMDVGLGYIRLGQSATTLSGGEAQRVKLGLELSKRDTGRTLYILDEPTTGLHFHDIDLLLQVLHRLRENGNTVVVIEHNLDVIKTADWLIDLGPEGGAGGGQIIATGTPEQVADNPLSHTGRYLKPLLQPRT
- a CDS encoding MFS transporter; the encoded protein is MNSLELRASLGLAGIYALRMLGMFLILPVFAIYAQTLRGADNHTLIGLALGSYGLTQALLQLPLGMLSDRIGRKKVIYGGLLLFAIGSFVAAGAHDIVTLTIGRVIQGSGAISAAITALLADLTREENRTRAMAMIGMSIGTTFAVSLVLGPVLAQYIGVNGIFALTGALSLAALVGVWLIIPDPAISRFHSDTEANTKRLPAVLKNPQLLRLNYGIFALHAAQMAMFVTIPFALIKTAGLDKAHHWEVYLPVTVIGFLLMVPAIIYGEKKARLKQVFIGAIAIMTAAQLGMALALDSFWQIVMWLGLYFIAFNILEATLPSLISKIAPADAKGTAIGVYNTAQSFGLFMGAAAGGWLYTHYGPAGVFGFTSLLMASWLLASFSMQAPQAVRSVMFHIGEDWQGNPQQLSQQLSALAGVSEAVVVMEDRVAYLKVSQQGWDENSVKQLVEATYS
- a CDS encoding VOC family protein, encoding MLSLGKIDHIHIRVTDLAKAQGWYQRVLNLAPDTRYKHMQSGPHGVVMLMNSNGSVRLAISQEDKPVCEPGSVAFLVSGQDFLEWIDQLAGERVIDRAGQTVARDSVVDHQFFCSISFVDPFGNPFEIVSYDHTWLAGKLKLASKPA